A single region of the Geobacillus subterraneus genome encodes:
- a CDS encoding HPr family phosphocarrier protein: MVEKQVEVKLKTGLQARPAALFVQEANRFSADVFLEKDGKRVNAKSIMGLMSLAIGHGAVITLIADGPDEQEAIEKLAAYVQKEK, encoded by the coding sequence GGTGGAAAAACAAGTGGAAGTGAAATTAAAAACCGGGCTGCAGGCGCGCCCGGCGGCGTTGTTCGTCCAAGAAGCGAACCGTTTTTCCGCTGATGTGTTTTTGGAAAAAGACGGAAAACGGGTCAACGCGAAAAGCATTATGGGCTTGATGAGCCTCGCCATCGGCCATGGAGCGGTGATCACGCTCATTGCCGACGGTCCGGATGAGCAAGAAGCGATCGAAAAGCTCGCCGCCTATGTGCAAAAGGAAAAGTAA
- the clpP gene encoding ATP-dependent Clp endopeptidase proteolytic subunit ClpP: protein MYLIPTVIEQTNRGERAYDIYSRLLKDRIIFLGSPIDDQVANSIVSQLLFLAAEDPEKDISLYINSPGGSITAGLAIYDTMQFIKPDVSTICIGMAASMGAFLLAAGAKGKRFALPNSEIMIHQPLGGAQGQATEIEIAAKRILFLRDKLNRILSENTGQPIEVIERDTDRDNFMTAQKAMEYGIIDRVLTRADEK, encoded by the coding sequence ATGTATTTAATCCCGACTGTCATCGAACAGACGAACCGCGGGGAGCGGGCGTACGACATTTATTCACGGCTGCTGAAAGACCGCATTATTTTCCTTGGCAGCCCGATCGACGACCAAGTGGCGAACTCGATCGTGTCGCAGCTGTTGTTTTTGGCGGCGGAAGACCCGGAAAAAGACATCTCTCTTTACATTAACAGCCCGGGCGGCTCGATCACAGCTGGCCTGGCGATTTACGACACGATGCAGTTCATCAAACCGGACGTATCGACAATTTGCATCGGCATGGCCGCTTCCATGGGGGCGTTTTTGCTTGCCGCCGGTGCGAAAGGGAAACGGTTCGCCTTGCCAAACAGTGAAATCATGATCCACCAACCGCTCGGCGGCGCCCAAGGGCAAGCGACGGAAATCGAAATCGCAGCGAAGCGCATTTTGTTCTTGCGCGACAAATTGAACCGCATTTTATCGGAAAACACCGGCCAGCCGATCGAAGTGATCGAGCGCGATACGGACCGCGACAACTTTATGACCGCGCAAAAAGCAATGGAATACGGCATCATTGACCGCGTGCTGACGCGCGCTGATGAAAAATAA
- the rpoN gene encoding RNA polymerase factor sigma-54 encodes MRAELRQEQRLQLSLTKELVQAIELLQYSAMDLEAFLYERSLENPFLEIRRSRVRQRAHRAERDQKQWLENIGARQETLVGHLLSQLPSLKLADRDERIVRCLIASLDEDGYLRVPLIELAAQFSASEREMERGLRLVQSLDPPGVGARDLAECLRLQLERLPERDELAERIVRYHFVPFAEKSWKTLAKQLGVGLGELQRVFELIRSLEPRPGIHYSSDKPPLVVPDVIVARGADGDWMVVYNDDIYPELGWNRGYEQRIAASGDRQAEQFIKEKYRQFAWLAKSLEQRKQTLLQLMAVIVERQRPCLEFGLSALKPMTMREVAEELGVHESTVSRAVRHKYAQTPFGTIELRRFFSSAATADATDEAASSTQVKAIIQELIAAEDPQAPLSDQQLADLLHERHGIAISRRTVAKYREQLRIPSSAKRKQYTNL; translated from the coding sequence ATGAGGGCGGAGTTAAGGCAGGAGCAGCGGCTGCAGTTGTCGCTGACGAAAGAACTCGTGCAGGCGATTGAATTGCTGCAGTATTCCGCGATGGATTTGGAAGCGTTTTTATATGAGCGGTCGTTGGAAAACCCGTTTTTGGAAATTCGCCGCAGCCGGGTGCGGCAGCGGGCTCATCGGGCCGAACGGGATCAAAAGCAGTGGCTGGAGAACATCGGGGCCCGGCAGGAGACGCTCGTTGGCCATTTGCTTTCTCAGCTGCCTTCGCTCAAGCTGGCCGACCGGGATGAGCGCATCGTTCGCTGTCTCATCGCTTCGCTTGATGAGGACGGCTATTTGCGTGTCCCGCTCATTGAGCTGGCGGCGCAATTTTCTGCGTCGGAACGGGAGATGGAGCGGGGGCTGCGCCTCGTTCAGTCGCTCGACCCGCCGGGAGTTGGGGCGCGTGATTTGGCCGAGTGCCTTCGTTTGCAGCTGGAGCGCCTTCCGGAGCGCGACGAGCTGGCGGAAAGGATCGTCCGCTACCATTTTGTCCCCTTTGCGGAAAAGTCGTGGAAAACGCTGGCCAAGCAGCTTGGCGTCGGCCTTGGCGAGCTGCAGCGCGTCTTTGAGCTCATTCGCTCGCTCGAGCCGCGGCCGGGCATTCACTATTCGAGCGACAAGCCGCCTTTGGTGGTGCCGGATGTGATCGTCGCCAGGGGGGCGGATGGGGACTGGATGGTCGTTTACAATGATGACATCTATCCGGAGCTTGGTTGGAACCGGGGGTACGAGCAGCGCATTGCCGCATCCGGCGACCGGCAGGCCGAACAGTTTATCAAAGAAAAATACCGGCAGTTTGCGTGGCTTGCGAAAAGCCTTGAACAGCGCAAGCAGACGCTGCTTCAGCTAATGGCGGTCATCGTGGAACGCCAGCGCCCGTGCTTGGAATTCGGGCTTTCCGCGCTCAAACCGATGACGATGCGCGAGGTGGCCGAGGAACTGGGGGTGCACGAATCGACGGTGAGCCGTGCGGTGCGCCATAAATATGCGCAAACGCCGTTCGGCACGATCGAACTGCGCCGCTTTTTTTCGAGCGCGGCTACCGCCGATGCGACAGATGAGGCCGCTTCGTCGACTCAAGTGAAAGCGATCATCCAAGAGTTGATCGCAGCCGAAGATCCGCAGGCGCCGCTTTCCGACCAGCAGCTCGCCGATTTGCTTCACGAGCGGCACGGCATCGCCATCTCGCGGCGAACGGTGGCGAAATACCGCGAGCAGCTGCGCATTCCGTCCTCGGCGAAGCGGAAGCAATACACGAATTTGTAA
- a CDS encoding glutaredoxin family protein, which produces MHIRLYTKTNCPLCEKAKAVLMELQADVPFTIEELDIYEDDALLEKYQLMIPVVELNGEEIGYGMIEKETVRKRLRQAQKS; this is translated from the coding sequence ATGCACATCCGTTTGTATACAAAAACGAACTGCCCGCTTTGTGAAAAAGCCAAGGCGGTGTTGATGGAGCTGCAGGCGGACGTTCCGTTTACGATCGAAGAGTTGGATATTTATGAAGATGATGCGCTGCTTGAAAAATACCAGTTGATGATTCCGGTGGTGGAACTCAACGGCGAAGAAATCGGTTACGGGATGATTGAAAAAGAAACGGTGAGAAAGCGGTTGCGGCAGGCGCAAAAAAGTTGA